In Sulfitobacter sp. M39, the following proteins share a genomic window:
- a CDS encoding pyruvate dehydrogenase complex E1 component subunit beta has protein sequence MAIEILMPALSPTMEEGTLAKWLVKEGDTVSSGDIMAEIETDKATMEFEAVDEGTIGKILIDAGTEGVKVNTPIAVLLEEGEDASDIDSASSAAPAEQAKADDSDETKSDKAPAAAKPDAEAPKAPETDTTPDWPEGTKLKQQTVREALRDAMAEEMRRDEDVFLMGEEVAEYEGAYKISQGLLDEFGAKRIIDTPITEHGFAGIGVGAAFGGLRPIVEFMTWNFAMQAIDHILNSAAKTLYMSGGQMGAPMVFRGPNGAAARVGAQHSQDYAAWYMQIPGLKVAMPYSASDAKGLMKTAIRDPNPVVFLENEIMYGKSFDVPDVDDYTVPFGKARIWREGTDVTIVSFGIGMTYALEAAEKLAEEGIDAEVIDLRTLRPMDTASIIKSVMKTNRLVTVEEGWPQGSVGNYISSVIMQEAFDYLDAPVINCTGKDVPMPYAANLEKLALVTTDEVIAAVKKVTYK, from the coding sequence ATGGCAATCGAAATTCTCATGCCCGCACTGAGCCCCACAATGGAAGAAGGCACGCTTGCCAAATGGCTGGTCAAAGAGGGCGACACCGTGTCCTCGGGTGACATCATGGCCGAGATCGAAACCGACAAGGCCACGATGGAATTCGAAGCAGTCGACGAAGGAACCATTGGCAAGATCCTGATCGACGCGGGCACCGAAGGCGTCAAGGTCAACACCCCCATTGCCGTGCTGCTGGAAGAAGGCGAAGACGCCTCTGACATCGACAGCGCGTCCAGCGCCGCACCGGCAGAACAGGCCAAAGCCGACGACAGCGACGAGACGAAATCCGACAAAGCGCCCGCCGCCGCCAAGCCCGACGCCGAGGCCCCGAAGGCACCGGAAACCGACACCACCCCCGACTGGCCCGAAGGCACCAAGCTGAAACAGCAGACCGTGCGCGAGGCCCTGCGCGACGCCATGGCCGAAGAAATGCGCCGTGACGAAGACGTGTTCCTGATGGGCGAGGAAGTCGCCGAATACGAAGGTGCCTATAAAATCTCCCAGGGCTTGCTGGATGAATTCGGGGCCAAGCGGATCATCGACACGCCGATCACCGAACACGGGTTCGCCGGTATCGGTGTGGGTGCTGCCTTTGGCGGGCTGCGCCCCATCGTCGAATTCATGACCTGGAACTTTGCCATGCAGGCGATCGACCACATCCTGAACTCCGCCGCGAAAACGCTGTACATGTCCGGTGGGCAGATGGGCGCGCCAATGGTCTTCCGCGGGCCAAACGGTGCTGCTGCCCGCGTCGGCGCGCAGCACAGCCAGGATTACGCCGCGTGGTACATGCAGATCCCCGGCCTCAAGGTGGCGATGCCCTACTCTGCCTCTGATGCTAAAGGCTTGATGAAAACCGCGATCCGCGACCCCAACCCCGTTGTTTTCCTTGAAAATGAAATCATGTACGGCAAATCCTTCGATGTGCCTGATGTCGACGACTATACCGTCCCCTTCGGCAAAGCCCGCATCTGGCGCGAGGGCACGGATGTCACGATCGTCAGCTTTGGCATCGGCATGACCTATGCGCTGGAAGCCGCTGAAAAGCTGGCCGAAGAAGGCATCGACGCCGAAGTCATCGACCTGCGCACCCTGCGTCCGATGGACACTGCCAGCATCATCAAGTCGGTGATGAAGACCAACCGCCTTGTCACCGTCGAAGAGGGCTGGCCGCAAGGCTCCGTCGGGAACTACATCTCAAGCGTGATCATGCAGGAAGCCTTTGACTATCTGGATGCTCCGGTGATCAACTGCACCGGCAAAGATGTGCCCATGCCCTATGCCGCAAACCTCGAAAAACTGGCGCTTGTCACCACGGACGAGGTCATCGCGGCGGTCAAAAAAGTCACCTACAAGTAA
- a CDS encoding peroxiredoxin, translated as MPEISQPAPDFKLPVTGGGEISLSDLRGKAVVLYFYPRDDTPGCTKEAVGFSEHLEAFADAGAVVFGVSRDTMAKHDRFAAKHDLTVPLLADIDGAVTEAYGVWVEKNMYGKKSMGIERATYLIDASGNIARIWRKVKVAGHVEEVLDAVRAL; from the coding sequence ATGCCAGAGATTTCCCAACCTGCACCAGACTTTAAGCTTCCTGTGACGGGGGGTGGCGAAATTTCGCTCTCCGATCTGCGGGGCAAGGCTGTGGTTTTGTATTTCTACCCCCGCGACGACACGCCGGGCTGCACCAAGGAGGCCGTGGGCTTCTCAGAACATCTTGAAGCATTTGCCGACGCCGGTGCCGTGGTTTTTGGCGTGTCCCGTGACACAATGGCGAAACACGACCGTTTTGCGGCGAAACATGACCTGACGGTTCCCTTGCTGGCCGATATCGATGGGGCCGTGACCGAAGCCTATGGCGTCTGGGTCGAAAAGAATATGTACGGCAAAAAATCCATGGGCATTGAACGCGCCACCTATCTCATTGATGCGAGCGGCAATATCGCCCGCATCTGGCGCAAGGTGAAAGTCGCCGGTCACGTGGAGGAGGTACTGGACGCGGTGCGCGCCCTATGA
- a CDS encoding bactofilin family protein, with the protein MFSKSKINDPAPKSDADTSSTAAPSSSAPAAPKQSEFKASAPKAKPPASVLSSDLHITGNLKTTGDIQVEGTVEGDIRAHLLTIGETATIKGEVIADDVVINGRIVGRVRGLKVRLTSTARVEGDIIHKTIAIESGAHFEGSVQRQDDPLNPGAKSAPAQKPNPAS; encoded by the coding sequence ATGTTTTCTAAAAGCAAAATCAATGATCCCGCTCCTAAGTCCGACGCAGACACGTCCAGCACCGCTGCACCGTCATCCTCTGCACCGGCTGCGCCCAAGCAAAGCGAATTCAAGGCCAGCGCGCCCAAGGCAAAACCACCTGCCTCTGTGCTGTCCTCCGATCTGCACATCACCGGCAACCTGAAAACAACCGGCGACATCCAGGTTGAAGGCACCGTGGAAGGCGACATTCGCGCCCACCTGCTGACCATCGGCGAAACCGCGACCATCAAAGGCGAAGTGATCGCCGATGACGTAGTGATCAACGGCCGTATCGTGGGCCGCGTGCGCGGTTTGAAAGTCCGCCTGACATCGACCGCCCGCGTCGAAGGCGACATCATCCACAAGACCATCGCCATCGAATCCGGTGCGCATTTCGAAGGCTCCGTTCAGCGTCAGGACGACCCGCTGAACCCCGGCGCGAAATCCGCCCCTGCACAAAAGCCGAACCCGGCGTCCTGA
- a CDS encoding phosphoglycerate kinase, translating to MGWKALDDMDLRGKRVLVRVDINVPVENGKVTDDTRIQRIIPTLRDILEQGGTPVLLAHFGRPKGKRVQDLSLRVVLPALESALGRKVVLAETLEAAEAGTEEINAADVLLLENIRFYPGETENDPDFAKRLAALGDIYCNDAFSAAHRAHASTEGVARLLPSCAGRLMQAELSALEAALAKPKRPVGAVVGGAKVSTKIELLENLVNRLDLLVIGGGMANTFLGAQGADLGKSLSEPDFYDTAKDILAQAEKAGCRVLLPVDGLVAQEFAAHAAHEVAALGADTVLAADQMVLDAGPKTVDLVKDAFEGLKTLIWNGPMGAFEIAPFDTATVAAAKAAAALTRDGALISVAGGGDTVAALNQAGAADDFTYISTAGGAFLEWMEGKTLPGVAALDA from the coding sequence ATGGGCTGGAAAGCATTGGATGACATGGACCTGCGCGGCAAGCGGGTTCTGGTGCGCGTGGATATCAACGTGCCGGTTGAAAACGGCAAGGTAACGGACGACACCCGCATCCAGCGGATCATCCCCACCCTGCGCGACATTCTCGAACAAGGTGGCACGCCGGTGTTGCTGGCCCATTTTGGCCGCCCCAAGGGCAAACGCGTGCAGGATCTGAGCCTGCGTGTCGTCCTGCCCGCGCTAGAGTCTGCCTTGGGCCGCAAAGTCGTGCTGGCCGAAACGCTCGAGGCCGCCGAGGCGGGCACCGAAGAGATCAACGCCGCCGATGTACTGCTGCTTGAAAACATCCGTTTCTATCCCGGCGAGACCGAGAACGACCCCGATTTTGCCAAGCGCCTGGCCGCTTTGGGCGATATCTATTGCAATGATGCCTTCTCCGCCGCGCACCGCGCCCATGCGTCGACCGAAGGGGTCGCGCGGCTTTTGCCCTCTTGTGCGGGCCGTTTGATGCAGGCCGAGCTTTCGGCGCTTGAAGCCGCGCTGGCCAAACCGAAACGCCCCGTGGGCGCGGTGGTCGGCGGTGCCAAAGTATCGACCAAGATCGAGCTGTTGGAAAACCTCGTGAACCGGCTGGATCTGTTGGTGATCGGGGGCGGCATGGCCAATACGTTTCTGGGCGCGCAAGGCGCGGATCTGGGCAAGTCCCTGTCTGAGCCCGATTTTTACGACACCGCCAAGGATATTCTGGCACAGGCGGAAAAGGCCGGCTGCCGCGTCTTGCTGCCCGTAGATGGGCTTGTCGCGCAGGAATTCGCCGCCCATGCCGCGCATGAGGTCGCAGCCCTTGGGGCCGATACCGTGCTGGCAGCGGACCAGATGGTACTGGACGCAGGCCCAAAGACGGTTGACCTGGTTAAAGACGCGTTTGAAGGCCTGAAAACCCTGATTTGGAACGGCCCCATGGGCGCGTTCGAGATCGCCCCCTTCGACACCGCAACTGTCGCCGCGGCCAAGGCAGCAGCCGCGCTGACACGCGACGGCGCGCTGATCTCGGTGGCGGGCGGTGGCGACACCGTGGCCGCATTGAACCAGGCGGGTGCAGCGGATGATTTCACCTATATCTCCACCGCGGGCGGTGCTTTCCTTGAATGGATGGAAGGCAAGACCCTGCCCGGCGTCGCCGCGCTGGACGCCTGA
- a CDS encoding pyruvate dehydrogenase complex dihydrolipoamide acetyltransferase, with amino-acid sequence MPIEILMPALSPTMEEGTLAKWLVSEGDSVSSGDILCEIETDKATMEFEAVDEGTIGKILIGDGSEGVKVNTPIAVLLEEGEEASDIDTSAPAPDAKDSAKEDAPDQDAAPEKGYGRGESDANDTGKSAPAAPKGSDGKRLFVTPLARRIAADKGVDLTELSGSGPHGRIIKADVEAASAGSAKAKPAESTQTASAPATTAAPAAGPSADAVMKIYEGRAFEEISLNGMRKTIAARLTEAKQSIPHFYLRRDIELDALLKFRGELNKQLEARDVKLSVNDFIIKACALALQTVSDANAVWAGDRILKLKPSDVAVAVAIEGGLFTPVLKDAEMKSLSTLSAEMKDLATRARDRKLAPHEYQGGSFAISNLGMFGIDNFDAVINPPHGAILAVGAGVKKPVVGKDGELAVATVMSVTLSVDHRVIDGALGAQLLSAIKDNLENPMMMLA; translated from the coding sequence ATGCCCATAGAAATCCTCATGCCCGCCCTCAGCCCCACGATGGAAGAAGGCACGCTGGCGAAATGGCTTGTCTCCGAAGGGGATAGCGTCTCCTCCGGTGATATCCTGTGCGAGATTGAAACCGACAAGGCCACGATGGAATTCGAAGCCGTCGACGAAGGCACCATCGGCAAGATCCTGATCGGTGACGGCAGCGAAGGCGTCAAGGTAAACACCCCCATCGCTGTGCTGCTGGAAGAGGGCGAAGAGGCATCAGACATTGATACCAGCGCCCCTGCCCCGGATGCCAAGGACAGCGCCAAGGAAGATGCCCCCGACCAGGACGCGGCCCCTGAAAAAGGCTACGGCCGCGGCGAAAGCGACGCCAACGACACAGGCAAGTCCGCCCCCGCCGCGCCCAAGGGCAGTGACGGCAAACGGCTGTTTGTGACACCGCTGGCCCGTCGCATCGCGGCAGACAAAGGCGTGGACCTGACCGAACTCTCCGGCTCTGGCCCGCATGGTCGCATCATCAAAGCAGATGTGGAGGCTGCCTCCGCCGGTAGCGCCAAAGCCAAACCGGCCGAAAGCACGCAAACCGCCAGCGCACCCGCAACCACAGCGGCCCCCGCCGCCGGCCCTTCCGCCGACGCCGTGATGAAAATCTACGAAGGCCGCGCGTTCGAGGAAATCTCCCTCAACGGCATGCGCAAGACCATCGCCGCGCGCCTGACCGAAGCCAAACAGTCGATCCCGCATTTCTACCTGCGCCGCGATATCGAACTCGACGCGCTGCTGAAGTTCCGCGGCGAGCTGAACAAGCAACTCGAAGCGCGCGACGTGAAGCTGTCTGTCAATGACTTCATCATCAAAGCCTGCGCTCTGGCGCTGCAAACCGTGTCCGACGCCAATGCCGTCTGGGCCGGTGACCGCATCCTGAAACTCAAGCCCTCGGATGTGGCCGTCGCCGTGGCCATCGAGGGCGGCCTGTTCACGCCAGTGCTGAAAGACGCCGAGATGAAATCGCTCTCGACCCTCTCGGCCGAGATGAAAGACCTCGCCACCCGTGCACGCGACCGAAAGCTTGCGCCGCATGAATATCAGGGCGGCAGCTTCGCCATTTCGAACCTCGGCATGTTCGGTATCGACAACTTCGATGCGGTCATTAATCCACCCCACGGCGCGATTTTGGCCGTCGGCGCGGGCGTTAAGAAACCCGTCGTCGGGAAGGACGGTGAACTCGCCGTCGCCACGGTCATGTCGGTCACCCTTTCGGTCGATCACCGCGTCATCGACGGTGCCTTGGGCGCGCAGCTGCTCAGCGCCATCAAGGACAACCTCGAAAACCCCATGATGATGCTGGCGTAA
- a CDS encoding peptidylprolyl isomerase: MAEIKDPENTILMELKGGTVTIQLLPDVAPKHVERMKELARAGKYDNVAFHRVIEGFMAQTGDVANGNMEDNFNLRAAGTGGSDMPNLPAEFSKVPHARGSIGAARSANPDSANSQFFINFKDNDFLNGQYTVYGQVISGMEHVDAITRGEPPANPDRMISVKVAADA; the protein is encoded by the coding sequence ATGGCCGAGATCAAAGACCCCGAAAACACGATCCTGATGGAACTGAAGGGCGGCACTGTCACCATCCAGCTGTTGCCTGACGTGGCCCCCAAACACGTAGAGCGTATGAAAGAACTGGCCCGCGCTGGTAAATACGACAACGTGGCCTTTCACCGCGTGATCGAAGGGTTCATGGCGCAGACAGGCGACGTGGCCAACGGCAATATGGAAGACAATTTCAACCTGCGCGCCGCGGGGACCGGTGGGTCGGACATGCCGAACCTGCCAGCCGAATTCTCCAAGGTGCCACACGCTCGTGGCAGCATCGGTGCCGCGCGTTCCGCCAACCCCGATAGCGCCAACAGCCAGTTCTTCATCAACTTCAAAGACAACGACTTCTTGAACGGTCAATACACCGTTTACGGTCAGGTCATCTCGGGGATGGAACATGTCGACGCGATCACCCGTGGCGAGCCGCCAGCGAACCCTGATCGGATGATCAGCGTCAAGGTTGCCGCAGATGCGTAA
- a CDS encoding DUF5930 domain-containing protein — protein MRTRFAIKIHSALERFFPERRVFLKSDTDTRFIRLRPVTQLFVFTGASLFVAWSIVATAVILMDSIGSGNFREQAKRDQRTYQARLSDLSAQRNGRAEEAVAAQERFNAALKQISVMQSELLQSETRRRELETGIEVIQSTLRDTMKDREAARTQVAELEGAAEGDGKSKTAANGSSAPISLLAEALERTAAERDQVVIDAQDALIQADELNQKLALMREQNDAIFRQLEEAMTVSVAPLDKMFRSAGMPTDRMLATVRRGYSGQGGPLMPLSFSTRGEAPSPDTLRANRLLGQMDKLNMYRIAAQKAPFANPLKSSFRFSSPFGYRRDPKTGGRRMHSGTDFAAGMGTPIHSTAEGVVTHAGWSSGYGRLVKIQHEFGVETRYAHMSKLRVKVGQRVSRGQRIGDMGTSGRSTGVHLHYEVRVGGKAVNPMIFIKAANDVF, from the coding sequence GTGCGGACAAGGTTTGCGATCAAAATTCATTCGGCGCTTGAACGGTTTTTTCCCGAACGCCGCGTTTTTCTGAAATCCGATACCGACACACGCTTTATCCGCCTGCGCCCCGTTACCCAGCTTTTCGTATTCACCGGGGCCTCTTTGTTTGTGGCCTGGTCGATCGTCGCCACCGCCGTGATCCTGATGGACAGCATCGGGTCGGGCAATTTTCGCGAACAAGCAAAACGCGACCAACGCACCTATCAGGCGCGGTTGAGCGATCTTTCAGCGCAGCGCAATGGGCGCGCGGAAGAGGCCGTCGCCGCGCAGGAACGGTTTAACGCCGCGCTGAAGCAGATTTCGGTCATGCAGTCCGAGCTGCTGCAATCCGAGACGCGCCGCCGCGAGCTTGAGACCGGCATCGAAGTTATTCAAAGCACCCTGCGCGACACGATGAAAGACCGCGAAGCTGCGCGCACCCAGGTCGCGGAACTGGAAGGGGCCGCGGAAGGCGACGGCAAGTCCAAGACAGCCGCCAATGGATCCTCCGCCCCGATTTCCCTGCTGGCAGAGGCGCTTGAGCGTACCGCCGCCGAACGCGATCAGGTGGTGATTGATGCCCAAGACGCGCTGATCCAGGCGGATGAACTGAACCAAAAGCTGGCCTTGATGCGCGAACAGAACGACGCGATTTTCCGCCAGCTTGAAGAGGCGATGACCGTCTCTGTTGCGCCGCTTGATAAGATGTTCCGCAGCGCGGGCATGCCGACCGACCGGATGCTGGCCACCGTGCGCCGTGGTTATTCCGGTCAGGGTGGCCCGCTGATGCCGTTAAGCTTTTCCACACGGGGGGAGGCTCCTTCTCCCGACACGCTGCGCGCCAACCGTCTGCTTGGCCAGATGGACAAGCTGAACATGTACCGCATTGCCGCGCAAAAAGCGCCCTTTGCGAACCCGCTGAAATCCTCCTTCCGCTTCAGCAGCCCGTTCGGCTACCGCCGCGATCCAAAGACGGGTGGCCGCCGGATGCACAGCGGCACAGATTTCGCCGCCGGTATGGGCACGCCCATCCACTCCACCGCCGAAGGGGTTGTGACCCACGCGGGCTGGAGCTCTGGCTACGGGCGACTGGTTAAAATCCAACATGAATTCGGGGTCGAGACACGTTACGCACACATGTCTAAATTGCGCGTAAAAGTCGGCCAAAGGGTATCGCGCGGACAGCGGATAGGTGATATGGGAACATCAGGACGGTCTACTGGTGTCCACCTGCATTACGAAGTCCGTGTCGGTGGCAAGGCTGTAAATCCAATGATCTTTATCAAGGCTGCAAACGATGTTTTCTAA
- a CDS encoding FtsB family cell division protein, with translation MNRSSKPAFGTLLFFAIAFALSLYFAFAAIQGNYGLFRRAEIVAEAQDLRVQLAQVQVDVARMENLTHRLSDEYLDLDLLDEQTRKVLGMIRADEIVIR, from the coding sequence ATGAACCGCAGCAGCAAACCCGCTTTTGGCACTCTCTTGTTTTTCGCGATCGCCTTCGCGCTGAGCCTCTATTTCGCTTTCGCGGCGATTCAGGGGAACTACGGCCTGTTCCGCCGCGCCGAGATCGTCGCCGAAGCGCAGGATCTGCGGGTACAGCTTGCACAGGTGCAGGTTGATGTGGCGCGGATGGAAAACCTGACCCATCGTCTGTCTGACGAATACCTTGATCTTGACCTGCTCGACGAACAGACCCGCAAGGTGCTGGGGATGATCCGTGCCGATGAAATCGTGATCCGCTGA
- a CDS encoding peptidylprolyl isomerase: protein MRNLIAAGVASAVMAGAAFADGLAITVDGEAQGTIKIDLAEDVAPAHVARLKELAEAGAYDGVVFHRVIDGFMAQTGDVEFGKAGGDTGRAGMGGSDLPDLPAEFSDIPFDRGVVGMARSQSPDSANSQFFIMFDQGHFLNGQYTVVGKVTEGLDVLDTIKRGTGGNGAVTGTPDRMVEVKVTE, encoded by the coding sequence ATGCGTAATCTGATTGCAGCAGGCGTTGCCTCTGCCGTGATGGCAGGGGCGGCTTTCGCCGATGGTCTGGCGATCACCGTGGATGGCGAAGCGCAAGGCACCATCAAGATCGATCTTGCCGAAGACGTGGCCCCCGCGCATGTGGCACGGCTGAAAGAGCTGGCCGAAGCAGGGGCATACGATGGCGTGGTGTTTCACCGCGTGATCGACGGGTTTATGGCGCAGACCGGTGACGTCGAATTTGGCAAGGCCGGTGGGGACACAGGCCGCGCGGGCATGGGCGGTTCCGACTTGCCCGATCTGCCTGCCGAATTCTCGGACATCCCCTTTGACCGCGGTGTTGTCGGCATGGCCCGCAGCCAAAGCCCGGATTCCGCGAACTCGCAGTTCTTTATCATGTTTGACCAGGGGCACTTCCTGAACGGGCAATACACCGTTGTGGGCAAAGTGACCGAAGGGCTGGACGTGCTCGACACGATCAAGCGCGGGACCGGCGGCAACGGCGCTGTCACCGGCACACCCGACCGTATGGTCGAGGTTAAGGTGACCGAATAA
- the pdhA gene encoding pyruvate dehydrogenase (acetyl-transferring) E1 component subunit alpha has product MAAQKPTKKTNASAEELKAYYRDMLLIRRFEEKAGQLYGMGLIGGFCHLYIGQEAVVVGLEATAKDGDSRITTYRDHGHMLACGMNPDGVMAELTGREGGYSRGKGGSMHMFSKEKKFYGGHGIVGANVPLGAGIAFADKYKGNDNVTFTYFGDGAANQGQVYETFNMAALWKLPVIFIIENNQYAMGTSQQRSTSSAEIWERGKAFGIPGEAVDGMDVLAVKDAGERAVKHCRSGDGPYILEIKTYRYRGHSMSDPAKYRTREEVQKMRDERDPIEQVRNILLEHKHASEDDLKAIDREIKEIVNASAEFAKESPEPAAEELWTDIYATEVPQEA; this is encoded by the coding sequence ATGGCTGCCCAGAAACCGACGAAAAAGACAAACGCCAGCGCCGAAGAGCTCAAGGCCTATTACCGCGATATGCTGCTGATCCGGCGCTTCGAGGAAAAAGCGGGCCAGCTTTACGGCATGGGGCTGATCGGTGGTTTTTGCCACCTTTATATCGGACAAGAAGCGGTGGTTGTCGGGCTTGAAGCCACGGCCAAGGACGGCGACAGCCGCATCACCACCTACCGCGACCACGGGCATATGCTGGCCTGCGGCATGAACCCCGACGGGGTGATGGCCGAGCTCACCGGCCGCGAAGGCGGCTATTCCCGCGGTAAGGGCGGGTCCATGCATATGTTCTCGAAAGAGAAGAAATTCTATGGCGGCCACGGTATCGTGGGCGCGAACGTCCCCCTTGGCGCGGGCATCGCCTTTGCGGACAAATATAAAGGCAACGACAACGTTACCTTTACCTATTTCGGGGATGGTGCCGCGAACCAGGGTCAGGTCTACGAGACGTTCAACATGGCCGCCCTGTGGAAACTGCCGGTGATTTTCATCATCGAAAACAACCAATATGCCATGGGCACCTCGCAGCAGCGCTCTACCTCCAGTGCTGAAATCTGGGAACGCGGCAAGGCGTTCGGCATCCCCGGCGAAGCGGTGGATGGCATGGATGTGCTGGCGGTCAAGGACGCGGGCGAACGCGCGGTGAAACACTGCCGCTCGGGCGACGGCCCCTATATTCTGGAAATCAAGACATACCGCTACCGCGGGCATTCCATGTCGGACCCGGCCAAATACCGGACCCGCGAAGAAGTGCAGAAAATGCGCGACGAACGCGACCCCATCGAACAGGTGCGCAACATCCTGCTGGAACATAAACACGCCAGCGAGGACGATCTGAAAGCGATCGACAGAGAGATCAAGGAAATCGTTAACGCAAGCGCGGAGTTTGCCAAAGAAAGCCCCGAACCCGCGGCGGAAGAGCTTTGGACAGATATCTACGCAACCGAAGTCCCACAGGAGGCTTGA
- a CDS encoding ferritin-like domain-containing protein, which translates to MIALAQMAENVLRTADGREKTALSHKYAAEWRAARAAGETPEIGTSNPPLRPARPDQPELLSPRDVPHRKPGSPEGRIALLHAVAHIELNAVDLHWDIIARFTDVKMPMGFYDDWVSAADDESKHFNLMCDCLEALGSHYGALPAHAGMWRAAEDTVDDFMGRLAVVPMVLEARGLDVTPNMIQVFKSAKATQAVDALEVIYAEEVAHVAYGSKWFHFLCGRHELDPKEAFHDLVRTYFHGVLKPPFNEEKRAEAGIPPDFYWPLTESV; encoded by the coding sequence ATGATCGCGCTGGCCCAAATGGCGGAAAACGTGCTGCGCACTGCGGATGGCCGTGAAAAAACCGCGCTTTCTCACAAGTATGCAGCCGAGTGGCGGGCTGCCCGCGCCGCAGGCGAGACACCGGAAATCGGCACGTCCAACCCACCGTTGCGCCCCGCCCGCCCCGACCAGCCAGAACTCTTGTCGCCCCGCGATGTACCCCACCGCAAGCCCGGATCGCCCGAAGGGCGCATCGCCTTGCTGCACGCCGTGGCCCATATCGAATTGAACGCGGTTGATCTGCACTGGGATATTATTGCGCGCTTTACCGATGTCAAAATGCCCATGGGATTTTACGATGATTGGGTCAGCGCCGCTGACGATGAATCCAAACATTTCAATCTGATGTGCGATTGTCTTGAAGCTTTGGGTAGCCACTACGGGGCCTTGCCCGCCCATGCCGGTATGTGGCGCGCAGCCGAGGATACGGTGGATGATTTCATGGGTCGTCTCGCCGTTGTTCCTATGGTGCTTGAGGCGCGCGGGCTCGATGTGACGCCCAATATGATTCAGGTGTTCAAAAGCGCCAAGGCCACGCAGGCCGTCGACGCGCTTGAGGTGATTTACGCCGAAGAGGTCGCGCATGTGGCTTATGGGTCAAAGTGGTTTCACTTCCTGTGCGGGCGCCACGAGCTTGACCCGAAAGAGGCATTCCACGATCTGGTGCGCACCTATTTCCACGGTGTTCTCAAGCCCCCGTTCAACGAAGAGAAGCGGGCAGAGGCCGGGATTCCACCGGATTTCTACTGGCCCTTGACCGAGAGTGTTTAA